The following coding sequences are from one Streptomyces sp. NBC_01232 window:
- a CDS encoding branched-chain amino acid ABC transporter permease: MPGWLDGNLVSVVDGIAFGLLLFTIAVGLSLVFGMMDVLNLAHGTLYLAGAYTAYALSDGTLPGLLLALAAGALVGALGGAVLTLLTQPLARRGHLDQAVLTLGITFIVADLLAAAFGSEVLPTDPPVPLRGTVNLLGHTYPVYRLVFIAVAACLAVLVHLVFERSSLGALVRATVADRDMVRAQGVDVRKVLYGVFALGAALAAVGGVLGAPILGPGPGVDESVLVLSLVVVVVGGLGSVRGALAGALLIGQVQTLGVALLPQYAPFLLFGAMLVVLVVRPHGLVPSAVRT, from the coding sequence ATGCCCGGATGGCTCGACGGCAACCTCGTCAGCGTCGTCGACGGCATCGCGTTCGGGCTGCTGCTCTTCACGATCGCCGTCGGCCTCTCCCTGGTCTTCGGCATGATGGACGTCCTCAACCTGGCGCACGGCACCCTCTACCTCGCGGGCGCCTACACGGCCTACGCACTGTCCGACGGAACCCTGCCGGGCCTGCTCCTCGCCCTCGCGGCCGGCGCCCTGGTAGGCGCCCTCGGGGGAGCGGTGCTGACACTGCTCACGCAGCCGCTGGCCCGGCGCGGACATCTGGACCAGGCCGTGCTCACCCTCGGCATCACGTTCATCGTCGCCGACCTCCTCGCCGCCGCCTTCGGCAGCGAGGTCCTGCCGACGGATCCGCCGGTACCGCTGCGCGGGACGGTGAACCTGCTCGGCCACACGTATCCCGTCTACCGGCTGGTGTTCATCGCCGTCGCGGCCTGCCTCGCGGTGCTCGTCCACCTCGTCTTCGAACGCAGCTCGCTCGGAGCGCTCGTACGGGCCACCGTCGCGGACCGCGACATGGTCCGGGCCCAGGGCGTCGACGTCCGCAAGGTGCTCTACGGGGTCTTCGCGCTGGGCGCGGCCCTGGCAGCCGTCGGCGGTGTCCTCGGCGCGCCGATCCTGGGACCCGGCCCGGGCGTCGACGAGAGCGTGCTCGTCCTCTCCCTCGTCGTCGTGGTCGTCGGCGGCCTCGGATCCGTGCGCGGCGCCCTCGCCGGGGCACTGCTCATCGGCCAGGTCCAGACCCTCGGGGTGGCACTGCTCCCGCAGTACGCGCCCTTCCTCCTCTTCGGCGCCATGCTGGTGGTACTCGTGGTCCGCCCGCACGGCCTGGTCCCGTCGGCGGTGCGCACATGA